In one Rutidosis leptorrhynchoides isolate AG116_Rl617_1_P2 chromosome 8, CSIRO_AGI_Rlap_v1, whole genome shotgun sequence genomic region, the following are encoded:
- the LOC139863935 gene encoding putative DUF21 domain-containing protein At3g13070, chloroplastic, whose amino-acid sequence MVWILLKKGLILAAACCVLGCCKAAHGVEYFVGLEQINLSFIDSLPKVLMVLKVLNEQGLILTALFGLSAFFSMAETSVTTLWPWKVRELAEKESENDVFKMLRNDVTRLLTTILIGKTVVNIGATTLVTEAATTIFGEAGVIAATGFVLSLIKEQTKYSVLLRSCLDVAVLLLTEITPKSIAVHNATEVARFVVRPIAWLSLVLYPVGRVVTYLSMGMLKLLELKGRSEPYVTEDELKLMLRGAELSRAIEEEEQDMIENVLEINDMYVREVMTPLVDVVASDSSATLIDFHTLWVTHQYSRVPVFKQHVDNIVGIAYAMDLLDYVQKGDILETTTVGDMSHKPAYFVPDSMLVWNLLREFRIRKVHMAVVLNEYGGTVGVITKLEDMVAINQKDGKRNHINRDTKNHIRIMNNDILEIEINTDKNIQNKKALKNNTVPPRKKIVGVGYVMK is encoded by the exons ATGGTGTGGATTTTGTTAAAAAAAGGTTTGATTTTGGCTGCAGCATGCTGTGTGTTAGGATGCTGCAAGGCTGCTCATGGTGTTGAATATTTTGTGGGTTTAGAGCAGATTAATTTGTCATTTATTGATTCTTTACCCAAAGTTTTGATGGTTCTTAAAGTTTTGAATGAACAAGGCTTAATCTTAACTGCCCTTTTTGGTCTTTCTGCATTTTTCTCCATGGCTGAAACTTCAGTTACCACTCTTTGGCCTTGGAAG GTTCGAGAATTGGCTGAAAAAGAGTCTGAAAATGACGTGTTCAAAATGCTTCGTAATGATGTTACTCGATTGTTGACAACCATACTTATTGGCAAGAC TGTTGTCAATATTGGAGCCACAACACTGGTCACTGAAGCAGCAACAACAATCTTTGGTGAAGCAGGTGTCATTGCAGCCACCGG TTTCGTATTATCTTTAATAAAAGAACAAACTAAATACTCCGTATTACTTAGAAGTTGTTTAGAT GTTGCTGTTTTGCTACTGACTGAAATAACTCCAAAAAGTATAGCTGTTCACAATGCCACCGAGGTTGCAAGATTTGTG GTCAGACCGATTGCATGGCTTTCTTTAGTTTTATATCCTGTTGGAAGAGTTGTAACGTATCTATCAATGGGAATGCTCAAGTTGCTTGAGCTGAAAGGAAGAAG TGAACCGTATGTGACCGAGGATGAGTTGAAGTTGATGTTGCGAGGTGCTGAACTAAGCAGGGCCATAGAAGAGGAAGAACAG gaTATGATTGAAAATGTTTTGGAAATTAATGACATGTATGTTCGTGAGGTTATGACACCTTTGGTCGATGTGGTTGCTAGTGATTCGAGTGCAACACTTATTGATTTCCACACCTTATGGGTAACTCATCAGTATTCAAG GGTACCAGTATTCAAGCAACATGTTGATAATATTGTCGGTATCGCTTATGCGATGGATCTATTAGACTATGTTCAGAAG GGAGACATACTGGAAACTACTACTGTAGGTGATATGTCTCATAAGCCAGCTTATTTTGTGCCTG ATTCAATGTTGGTGTGGAATCTTCTAAGAGAATTTCGCATCAGGAAGGTACACATGGCAGTTGTGTTAAACGAATATGGTGGGACAGTTGGAGTAA TAACCAAATTGGAAGATATGGTTGCGATAAACCAAAAAGATGGAAAAAGAAACCATATAAATCGCGATACaaaaaatcatataagaataatgaACAACGATATTTTAGAAATAGAAATCAACACAGATAAAAATATCCAAAACAAGAAAGCTCTAAAGAACAATACTGTCCCTCCAAGAAAAAAGATTGTAGGTGTTGGTTATGTCATGAAATAG